The sequence below is a genomic window from Aureispira sp. CCB-E.
GGTTTTCATAACAGGATAATCCCGATTCAAGGAGTCAATCAATTGCCTTTCATAAGGACTATTAATACGTTGATAATAGCCAATCATTCGCTGTCTAAAGGCATTAAAAACACGAGCCTGCCCTACTCTCAGGGTTTGCCGATTGAGTGCCTGAACAGAAGCCACCCCAAAAGCACCATCCACCAAAAGGCGCTCTCCCAAATCATTAAGAGTGCGCTGCATTTCTTTGATGGCATTGCCACCAGCCGAACTTTTCATATCTGCTAAAATATCCGCAAGGGCTTGGCTCTGGATGAAGTCGCCTTGGATCTTATCCCAATACCTCACCTTGTAAATCTGCATGGCTTCAGTAATAGATAAGTTTTCCATTTCTGCTTTAGAGACCATGCGACCACGCCAGGCAATGAGTGTCGGAGCGGCAATACTTCGATTGGTACCAATCAAAGTACCCACCCCGACTTGATTGGAAGACCAATTGCCCTTGTCGTTATACAGATCCTGGTAACCTGCAATAATACGCCGCCACCGTCGTTTGGTGGGCAGCATCCAACTGTTGAAACTAG
It includes:
- a CDS encoding glycosyl hydrolase 108 family protein, with translation MASFNSWMLPTKRRWRRIIAGYQDLYNDKGNWSSNQVGVGTLIGTNRSIAAPTLIAWRGRMVSKAEMENLSITEAMQIYKVRYWDKIQGDFIQSQALADILADMKSSAGGNAIKEMQRTLNDLGERLLVDGAFGVASVQALNRQTLRVGQARVFNAFRQRMIGYYQRINSPYERQLIDSLNRDYPVMKTDWTRVVVTVGVVAAAGALVAYGIYQYQQIQT